One Arthrobacter sp. StoSoilB20 DNA segment encodes these proteins:
- the leuD gene encoding 3-isopropylmalate dehydratase small subunit encodes MEAFTTHTGIGVPLRQSNVDTDQIIPAVYLKRITRTGFEDALFAAWRKDESFILNQAPFNAGSVLVAGPDFGTGSSREHAVWALKDYGFKAVLSSRFADIFRGNSGKQGLLAAQVAQDDIELIWKVLENAPGTEVKVDLVSKTVECGNVVAPFDIDDYTRWRLLEGLDDIGLTLQHEEDITAYEATRPSFKPKTLPAKVEAG; translated from the coding sequence ATGGAAGCATTCACCACCCACACCGGGATCGGCGTGCCGTTGCGCCAGAGCAACGTGGACACCGACCAGATCATTCCTGCCGTCTACCTCAAGCGCATCACGCGAACCGGCTTCGAAGACGCCCTGTTCGCTGCCTGGCGCAAGGATGAGTCATTCATCCTCAACCAAGCCCCGTTCAATGCCGGCTCAGTGCTGGTGGCCGGACCCGACTTCGGAACCGGCTCATCCCGCGAGCACGCTGTCTGGGCGCTGAAGGACTACGGTTTCAAAGCCGTACTTTCTTCCCGGTTTGCCGATATTTTCCGCGGAAACTCCGGCAAGCAGGGTTTGCTCGCCGCACAGGTGGCGCAGGATGACATTGAACTCATCTGGAAGGTCCTGGAGAACGCCCCCGGCACCGAAGTCAAGGTGGACCTGGTCAGCAAAACCGTGGAGTGCGGCAATGTTGTTGCTCCCTTCGACATCGACGACTACACCCGCTGGCGCCTCCTGGAAGGCCTGGATGACATCGGCCTGACCCTGCAGCACGAGGAAGACATCACCGCTTACGAGGCCACGCGGCCTTCCTTCAAACCGAAGACGCTTCCTGCGAAGGTTGAGGCTGGCTAA